The DNA window GAGACCGATCGTCCCGCACCGGCCTTCGTCAGGAACCCCTTCGGATCGAACCTCGCAATCTGCTTACGCCCCATCGCGACCCCCCGTCGAATCCGGTGTTGCCCCTCGACTCCCCTACCATAACGGGACTATATCAGCCCCGGCAACGGGGCCTAGATGGACCTTGGTCCAGCCGCGTCACATGGAATCTGGAAGAGCCCTGCTCGCTCATTGGACCAAAGTCCAGGTGGGCGGGCGAGCGGCTGAAGGCTACTCTGGCCTGGTGCGAGAACACAGCCCTAGCGGCGCGGAGGAAGTCCAAAAGGTAAGCGAGACCCACAGATTCTCAACCTGCCATGTCCGCCGGCTGCCCGCACTCATCGCGGCTGTCGCAGTCCTCGTGCTCGGAGCGCTTCCTGCCCTTGCCCAGGACGCCGCGCCTCCAGCAACATCGCCGGTCGTCAGCCCGACGGGGCCCCTCGCTCTCGTCAAAGGCTCCGTGACCCGGGCTCTATCGATAGCCGAGTCACAGGGGGATGACGCGCAGCGGCGAGTCGAGCTCCGCCAGGTGGGAGAGGCGCTCTTCGACTTCCACGAGATGGGCCGACGGGCGCTGGGGCAGCACTGGGCCGGCCGTAGCCCCCAGGAGCAAGACGAGTTCGTCCGACTCTTCACCGATCTCCTCGAGCGGTCATACCTCCTCGCCATAGGGAACCGTGGGGCCGGGACGGTCACCTTTCAGGGCGAGTCCGTGGAGGGCTCGGCAGCGCGCGTACGATCACGCCTCGTCACCAACCGCGGCGCGGAGATCCCCATAGAGTTTCGCCTGCTGGAGCGGGGCGGGCGATGGGCCGTCTATGATCTCGTAGTCGAAGGTGTGAGCCTCATCTCCAGCTACCGGAGCCAGTTCAACTCGATCATCCGGAACTCTTCGTTCGCCCGGCTCCTGGAGAAGTTGTCGGGTCGGGAGACGCCGCAGGGGAGCGGCGAGAAACCTTGAACCGCGATCGGCGCGAGCGGCGGGCCGCCACGCTTCTCCTCCTCACGTCCGTGCTGTGGCTGCATGAGTGGCTCCCGGCGCTGCTCGTGGTCGCCTGGGTGTCGTGGCTCATCCTTCACAAGCAACTCGAAGGCAGCCTTGGTGAAGGCCTGGTTGGCCTTTGGCGGCGTAGGTGGCCGTTCGGCACGTTGGTACTCATCCCGCTCATGACCGCCAACGCGCTGGCCTACTGGGTGTACGCGCCGCTGCCCGGACGCATCATGCCGTTCGCTCTCAATCTGCTCGGGCTCTCGATCCTCCTCTTCGGGGGTTGGTGGGGCAAAGCCCGCTCGCTCAGAGGGGCTCCGGAGGAACCCGGTGCGCCAGCCGCCAGCTCGGACCTGGCCGCGGCGAGCGCGCAACCGAAAGAGCGTGCGTAGTCACCGGCGAATCGTGTGGAAGTCTCGATTCAGTGCGACGGGTTGCCTGCCGTCTAGTTGAGGTGTCCAGGTTCCCGCCGCATACTCCGCCAGGCCCTTCAGAAGCACCTCGTGTAGCGTTGTCCCGTCGCCCACGGCGCGAGCACGCGCCGCTCGCTGAAGCTCGAGCGGTATACCGCGCAGCAAGTAGATCCCCGTGGTCGCTATACTCAGGAGCGCGCCAGTCGGAGTGGGCCGGCCTTTCTTTCCATCAACGCTCCCCGGCAATTTGGAAACTACAACCTCTTCACGGAGAGCGAGGAGGGCTCGGTCGGCAAGGCCAAGAGCCGCCTTGCCCTCTGCGCCGGACGCATTGGGCCGACAGAACCGTTGAGCGACGATGGCCCCGGCCGCCAGGCCGAACCCGACACCGAACGTCATAAACATTCCGCCGGGAAGAGAGAAGCCGGCCAGGGATAGGCCCGCTCCGACCAAACCCGCACCGACCCCGAGGCCCATGTCTACGATCAACCCATACCCTCGACGGCCCATCAAAGTGTCAGCGAGCCAGCCAGCACTGAGGCCGGCCAGCGCCCACATCGGGCCCATCTGAACAATTTGCTCATTCATCATCCGGAGCCTCCCTCAACGTCCTCAGGCAGACCGGCGACCGCCGAAGAACTGCAACATGACGACAAGGGCGGCGATCACCACCAGTAGAGGAACCCAGCCGCCGGCCGCATACGAGCCGGCCATACCGAGTGCCCACAGCACCAAGAGCATGACCACAGTCGTCCACAGCATGACACCCCCACCCTTCCTCTCTGACTGCTCACCCGCGGGAACGCGCAAGCCAGAACGCGCGCGCTGGCTCGCGGGCTACCGAGAGCCGAAGCCGTACGCCGGGCTCTTCCGGACTGCCTCACTCCTCACGGCCAAGGTCGCCACGACGCTCACGAGCACTCGCGCGTCGACCGGCTTCGACACGAAATCCTGGAAGCCCGCCCGCAGCACGCGCGCTCGATCCTCGACGGTGCTCAGTCCGGTGAGGGCCGCTGCCGGGGTCTCGCCACCGTGCTCCCGGGGCAAGGCGCGCAGCTTGCGAATCAGCGAGTAGCCATCCTCGTCGGGCATCTCGATTGCCGAAAGCACAACATGGGAGCGCTCCCGTTCGAATGCTCTCAGCGCCTCTGCCACCCCGGCGGTGGCCGTCACCTGGGCGCCGTACACCTCGAGCAGCCGGCTGATGACCTCGCGCACCACGTCGTGGTCGTCCACGAGCAGCACCCGCACTCCGTCTAGAGGCGATGCGCGTTCGACCACTTGGGTCATGGACACCTCACCGCCTTCCGGACACGGCCTCTCCCTAGAGCCAGCTCCTCACGCCCACGCACAACCAATACACCCCTTGCCGAGGGGAATCTGTCCCGAGTTGAACACCAGGGATGTGTCTCGAATTGAACACATTCCGAGATAGCTGATCGACGATCCGTTGCGGCGTTACCGAGAAGAGCAAGCGCAGCGGGCGACACCGAGGTAGGCTGGACCAACAAGGAGATAACTCATGACGATCAGCAAGAAGGCCTCAGCCCGAAAGACCTCACCGCAGCAAGACGAGGCGGATCGTGACGCCCTCGCTCGTGCGGCCGGCCGCCAGAAGGCCGCGAGCACCTCGGCTCGCGAAGCCCAGGCAACGCGGAAGCAGTTCGGCAAGACAGGCGCCAAAGCCATCCAGGGGCACATCAGGGCGCGAGGACAGCGGCAGCAGGCGCGCCGCGACTCCCGCTGACTCGGCCACGGCGCGATGACAACCATATCGATCAGCTTCGAAGGGCGCTCGACGGACGAGGTTGAGGCTCGGAGTCAAGCGCGCCGCGGAGACCTCCGCGCGCCGAGGAGGACGATGGCGACGGCGGCGAGCTGCAGCGCGAGACAGCCGGCCAGCGCGACCTGATAGCTGCCGAAGGCGTCGTGCAGCCAGCCGAGGATACCGGGTCCGAACGAGTACGTGAACTGATTGACGGCGATGATCGTGCTCACCACGCGACCGAAGGCCTCGCGCGGGAACTCCGCCTGCACGATCACGCTGGGGAGGCTGGTCGTGTTGCCCACGCCCAGCCCGAACATCATGCAGGCCACGTAGAGCAGCGCGGGGCCGGGCTCGGCGAGCATCAGCGCGACCG is part of the Candidatus Methylomirabilota bacterium genome and encodes:
- a CDS encoding ABC transporter substrate-binding protein is translated as MESGRALLAHWTKVQVGGRAAEGYSGLVREHSPSGAEEVQKVSETHRFSTCHVRRLPALIAAVAVLVLGALPALAQDAAPPATSPVVSPTGPLALVKGSVTRALSIAESQGDDAQRRVELRQVGEALFDFHEMGRRALGQHWAGRSPQEQDEFVRLFTDLLERSYLLAIGNRGAGTVTFQGESVEGSAARVRSRLVTNRGAEIPIEFRLLERGGRWAVYDLVVEGVSLISSYRSQFNSIIRNSSFARLLEKLSGRETPQGSGEKP
- a CDS encoding lmo0937 family membrane protein, which produces MLWTTVVMLLVLWALGMAGSYAAGGWVPLLVVIAALVVMLQFFGGRRSA
- a CDS encoding response regulator, yielding MTQVVERASPLDGVRVLLVDDHDVVREVISRLLEVYGAQVTATAGVAEALRAFERERSHVVLSAIEMPDEDGYSLIRKLRALPREHGGETPAAALTGLSTVEDRARVLRAGFQDFVSKPVDARVLVSVVATLAVRSEAVRKSPAYGFGSR